The Ziziphus jujuba cultivar Dongzao chromosome 7, ASM3175591v1 genome includes a region encoding these proteins:
- the LOC107424428 gene encoding pre-rRNA-processing protein ESF1: MAKDKKEKKKKNNNNNKPNKESGPSTTALKSSKHEGDGGGNKIITDPRFASVHSDPRFQKVPMHKSKVSIDSRFNRMFTDKSFTTSSAPVDKRGKRKKDNSENSLRHYYRMDEDRGKEESDDEEDSESEESEKLGPEESDAETSDESDASETEEEVEMESGESEYSSATDEDEEEVVYEDYESEEEDIPEIEKETHRLAVLNMDWRYVKAVDLFMILNSFLPKNGQILSVAVYPSEFGLQRMKEEEAHGPALFNDESKKNDNEDTDDDEIDEDKLRAYEKSRLRYYYAVVECDSSATADYLYKACDGVEFERSSNVLDLRFIPDSMEFKHPPRDVATEVPANYSSREFHTRALQHSKIHLSWDEDEPDRAKTLKRKFNADQLADLELQQFLASDESESDDDEDDNGAEDYSDNKHKKLDMYRALIQSGDGSDEDGEEEGQDMEVTFNTDLEDLSKRILEKKDKKEETVWEAYLSKRREKKKARRNKSKYSSDDETSDGDQEATEEVDDFFVEEPSVKRSKKESQLQNDKKGEKQSHGIEGQAEASIHELELLLADDNVADKGLKGYNLKPKKVKGKKGKKVKETMDEDEIPTVDYNDPRFSALFTSPLFALDPTDPQFKRSAAYARQLAMKQQMGEREPTDREHIKVPAKVQAEKDEQVKSDDLPLKKEKYELSSLVKSVKMKSKQVKLLSDGNTIKKGKEKVEKDGLATLVTSAKKKTRGHQK, encoded by the exons ATGGCAAAAGataagaaggagaagaagaagaagaacaacaacaacaacaagccGAACAAAGAGTCAGGTCCCTCAACGACGGCGCTAAAGAGCAGTAAACATGAGGGAGACGGCGGCGGCAACAAGATCATCACCGACCCTCGGTTTGCGTCCGTACACTCAGACCCTCGTTTCCAGAAGGTTCCAATGCATAAATCGAAGGTCTCTATCGATTCTCGATTCAACCGCATGTTCACCGACAAGAGTTTCACTACATCGTCGGCGCCGGTGGACAAGCGAGGCAAGCGTAAGAAGGATAATTCGGAGAATTCTCTTCGCCATTACTATCGAATGGATGAAGATAGAGGCAAAGAAGAATCGGATGATGAGGAAGATAGTGAGAGTGAAGAATCGGAGAAACTCGGTCCGGAGGAATCGGATGCTGAGACTAGCGATGAGTCGGACGCGTCCGAAACGGAGGAAGAGGTGGAGATGGAGAGTGGTGAATCGGAGTATTCTAGTGCCACggatgaagatgaagaggagGTGGTTTATGAGGATTACGAGTCTGAG GAGGAGGATATACCTGAAATTGAAAAGGAGACGCACAGACTTGCTGTTCTTAACATGGATTGGAGATATGTGAAG GCTGTTGACTTGTTCATGATATTGAACTCCTTCCTGCCAAAAAATGGTCAAATTTTGTCTGTGGCTGTTTATCCGTCCGAGTTTGGACTTCAGCGTATGAAAGAGGAAGAAGCTCATGGTCCTGCCCTGTTTAATGATGAAAGTaagaaaaatgataatgaaGACACTGATGACGATGAGATCGATGAGGATAAATTACGTGCTTATGAGAAAAGCCGGCTAAG GTACTACTATGCTGTTGTGGAATGCGATTCAAGTGCCACAGCAGATTATCTTTACAAAGCTTGTGATGGTGTAGAGTTTGAGCGCTCGTCAAATGTGCTTGATTTGAGGTTTATCCCTGACTCCATGGAATTTAAACACCCACCTCGCGATGTTGCAACAGAG GTACCTGCTAACTATAGCAGTAGAGAATTTCATACTCGAGCTCTACAACACAGTAAAATACATCTCTCCTGGGATGAGGATGAACCAGATCGTGCAAAGACATTGAAACGGAAATTTAATGCTGATCAG CTAGCAGATTTGGAATTGCAACAGTTTTTGGCTTCTGATGAGAGTGAaagtgatgatgatgaggatgataATGGTGCAGAGGATTATTCAGATAATAAGCATAAAAAGCTTGATATGTACCGTGCTTTAATCCAGTCTGGTGATGGTTCAGATGAGGATGGTGAGGAAGAAGGCCAAGATATGGAGGTCACTTTCAATACTGACTTAGAGGATTTAAGCAAGCGCATTCTAGAAAAGAAGGATAAGAAAGAAGAAACAGTTTGGGAGGCCTATCTTAGTAAAAGACGTGAGAAGAAGAAGGCTAGAAGGAACAAATCTAAGTACTCATCAGATGATGAAACTAGTGATGGTGATCAAGAGGCGACCGAAGAAGTGGATGACTTTTTTGTTGAAGAACCTTCAGTTAAAAGAAGTAAGAAGGAGTCTCAACTTCAAAATGATAAGAAGGGAGAAAAGCAAAGCCATGGTATAGAGGGGCAAGCAGAAGCAAGCATTCATGAGCTTGAATTACTACTCGCTGATGATAATGTAGCAGATAAAGGTCTTAAAGGTTATAATTTGAAACCTAAGAAGGTGAAGgggaaaaaggggaaaaaagttAAAGAAACCATGGATGAGGACGAAATACCAACTGTTGATTATAATGATCCTCGGTTTTCAGCTCTCTTCACTTCGCCTCTCTTTGCTCTGGATCCCACAGATCCACAGTTCAAAAG GAGTGCGGCTTATGCTCGACAGTTAGCGATGAAACAGCAGATGGGTGAGCGAGAACCGACCGATAGGGAGCATATTAAGGTACCTGCAAAAGTGCAGGCTGAGAAAGACGAGCAAGTGAAATCAGATGATTTGCCGTTGAAGAAAGAGAAGTATGAATTGTCATCACTAGTTAAATCAGTTAAGATGAAATCGAAGCAAGTTAAATTACTCTCCGATGGTAACACtataaagaaaggaaaggagaaAGTTGAGAAGGATGGGCTCGCAACTCTAGTTACATCAGCTAAGAAAAAGACCAGAGGTCATCAAAAGTGA
- the LOC107424439 gene encoding peroxidase 64: MAFNSVAFLISVIIFSVLSAGYGLSSNYYHKTCPDVEPIVTYAVKNAVAKDKTVPAALLRMHFHDCFIRGCDASVLLNSKGNNKAEKDGPPNVSLHAFYVIDNAKKAVEAICPGVVSCADILALAARDAVVLAGGPSWDVPKGRKDGRTSKASETVQLPAPTFNISQLQQSFSQRGLSLDDLVALSGGHTLGFAHCSSFRNRIHNFNATHDVDPSLHPSLAAALKNVCPANNKAKNAGTTMDPSSTTFDNTYYRLIIQRKSLFSSDKSLLDFPKTKALVYKFSSSKEAFSKAFVSSMIKMSSITGGQEVRKDCRVVN, translated from the exons ATGGCATTCAATTCTGTTGCTTTCTTGATATCAGTTATCATATTTTCAGTGTTATCTGCAGGATATGGACTAAGCTCGAATTATTACCACAAAACATGCCCGGATGTCGAGCCAATTGTAACATATGCTGTCAAGAATGCCGTGGCTAAAGACAAAACTGTTCCGGCTGCTCTTCTTCGGATGCATTTCCATGACTGTTTCATAAGG gGATGTGATGCTTCTGTGCTGTTAAATTCCAAGGGAAATAATAAAGCAGAAAAAGATGGACCTCCTAATGTTTCTTTGCATGCCTTCTATGTCATTGACAATGCAAAGAAAGCAGTGGAGGCTATCTGTCCTGGTGTGGTTTCCTGTGCTGATATATTGGCTTTAGCAGCAAGGGATGCTGTTGTGCTG GCTGGAGGACCAAGTTGGGATGTGCCTAAAGGAAGAAAAGATGGCAGAACATCAAAGGCCAGTGAAACAGTACAGTTGCCAGCTCCTACTTTCAACATATCTCAACTGCAACAGAGCTTCTCTCAGAGAGGTCTTTCCTTGGATGATCTAGTGGCTCTCTCAGGAGGTCACACTCTGGGGTTTGCCCATTGTTCATCATTCAGGAACAGAATCCACAACTTCAATGCCACACACGATGTTGACCCCTCTTTGCATCCATCCCTTGCAGCAGCCTTAAAGAATGTTTGTCCAGCTAACAATAAGGCAAAGAATGCTGGAACAACCATGGATCCTTCTTCAACAACTTTCGATAACACATACTACAGGTTGATCATCCAACGAAAGAGCCTGTTTTCTTCAGACAAATCTCTGCTTGATTTTCCGAAGACTAAAGCTTTGGTTTACAAGTTTTCTAGCTCAAAGGAAGCTTTCTCGAAGGCTTTTGTAAGCTCCATGATTAAAATGAGTAGCATCACAGGTGGACAGGAAGTTAGAAAAGACTGTAGGGTAGTAAATTGA